From the Gammaproteobacteria bacterium genome, the window AAGCGATACGCAACGCCGACTCCGCCAACAACCTGCGGCTGCGCATCAGCCTCGAGGAAAAAGGCGGCAAGATTGAAAACGAAAGCGGTCTCAAACTCGCCGACAAGGATGATCCGGCTGACGGGCTATCGCTCGTCAAAGATTAATGGGGCGAGGCATTAGCCACATCGATACCCACTCATTAGCATCCACCTTACTTATCGGGTCAGTGGGCCTACGAACGACAGATAAGTGGCTCGACGCAATCGTGTACGAGATGAAACCCAGATGCAAATCGCCTCAAGGATGAAATTTTAATTGTCAGCCGATATACTGAAGCCTGTCTATTCAGGTTAAAACCACTATGACGCTCCAGAACCTTAGAGCCAGACGCCAGAAAATAATCGAAATCGCGAAACGCTACCATGCGGCCAACATTCGCGTCTTTGGTTCCGTTTCTCGCGGAGAAGCCACCGAAACCAGCGATATCGATTTTCTGGTCTCTTTTTTACCCGGTGCCAGCCTGCTTGACCAAGCCCGGTAGGGTGCGCTATGCGCACGCGGAACAAATCGCTAAGATACCGCTATGTCTTACTACCGCCGCTCACGTGTTCCTGGCACAATCTATTTCTTCACGGTAAATACTTATCGCCGACAGCGCATTTTGACGCATCCTGAAGTGATCAATGCACTGCGAAAAGCTCTCCGGAGCGTTCGTGCACAACATCCGTTCCGCATTGATGCGTTGGTGATTTTGCCGGACCATTTACATGCCCTTTGGACCTTGCCTCCGGGTGATGCCGATTACGCAACGCGTTGGAGCTTGATCAAACGCCAGGTTTCCCAAGCATCACGACATCTGATTACTCACGAACAAAATGACTCGCAAAAGAAACGGCGTGAGATTGGTTTCTGGCAACGGCGATATTGGGAGCATCAAATCCGGAATGACACCGATTTTACCCGGCATGTGGATTATGCGCATTACAACCCGGTTAAACATGGGTTGGTGGCGCAGGTGCGTGATTGGCCACACTCGACATTCCATCGTTATGTTCGATTGGAAATGTGTCCGCTCGACTGGGGCGGTGGTGATGTTATTACGGCCGGGGATGGGTTTGGCGAATGACCGCGTGCGCATGGCGCACCCTACATGTTCACAAAATAAAAAAGCCCCGCATTGCGGGGCTTCTCATTACAACAACTTAGCGCCAGGGCTGGCTTACATCATACCGCCCATGCCGCCCATACCGCCCATGCCACCCATGTCTGGCATGCCTGCACCCTTATCGGACTTCGGCGGTAGCTCAGCCACCATGGCTTCGGTGGTGATCATCAGACCAGCGACGGATGCAGCGTTTTGCAGTGCGGAACGGGTGACCTTGGTGGGATCCAGGATACCCATTTCCAGCATGTCGCCGTATTCGCCAGTGGCAGCGTTGAAGCCATAAGCGCCCTTACCTTCAGTCACTTTGTTGACGACAACAGATGGCTCATCGCCAGCGTTGGCAACGATCTGACGTAGCGGCTCTTCCATGGCACGACGGGCGATGTTGATACCGACGTCCTGGTCATGGTTGTCACCCTTCAGGCTCTTGATGCCTTGCAGGGCACGGATCAGGGCCACGCCACCGCCAGGGACCACGCCTTCCTCAACAGCAGCGCGGGTCGCGTGCAGCGCGTCTTCAACGCGGGCCTTCTTTTCTTTCATTTCAATTTCGGTAGTCGCACCGACCTTGATCACGGCAACACCGCCTGCCAGCTTGGCCACGCGCTCTTGCAGCTTTTCACGATCATAGTCAGAGCTGGTTTCTTCGATCTGGGCGCGAACCTGTTTGACGCGCGCTTCGATGTCGGCAGGAGCACCTGCACCGTCGATGATGGTGGTGTTTTCTTTGGTGACGACGATCTTCTTGGCAGTACCCAAGTCGTTCAGGGTTGCTTTTTCCAGTGACAGACCGACTTCTTCGGAGATCACTTGGCCACCGGTCAGCACCGCGATATCTTGCAGCATAGCTTTACGGCGATCACCGAAGCCAGGCGCCTTAACAGCAACCACCTTGACGATGCCGCGGATGGTGTTCACCACCAGCGTTGCCAGGGCTTCGCCTTCAACGTCTTCAGCGATAATCAACAGCGGCTTGCCAGACTTGGCAACAGCTTCCAGCACTGGCAGCATTTCGCGGATGTTGGAAACTTTCTTTTCGTAAACCAGGATCAGCGGGTTTTCCAGCTCAGCAGACATGTTCTGCTGATTGTTGACGAAGTAGGGTGACAGATAACCGCGATCGAACTGCATACCTTCAACCACATCCAGTTCGTTATCCAAACCAGAACCTTCTTCAACAGTGATGACGCCTTCTTTACCGACCTTGGCCATGGCATCAGCGATGATCTTGCCGATCGCTTCGTCAGAGTTGGCGGAGATGGTGCCGACCTGGGCAATAGACTTGTTGTCAGAGCAAGGCTTGGACAGCTTCTTCAGTTCCTCAACAGCCGCAATAACGGCCTTGTCGAGACCACGCTTCAGGTCCATCGGGTTCATGCCGGCCGCAACGGCCTTCAGACCTTCGAGCAGGATGCTTTGCGCCAATACGGTTGCAGTCGTGGTGCCGTCACCGGCCATATCAGAAGTATGAGAAGCCACTTCCTTTACCATTTGCGCGCCCATGTTCTGGAACTTGTCTTCCAGTTCGATTTCCTTGGCGACGGAAACGCCGTCCTTGGTGATGGTCGGAGCGCCGTAGCTCTTGTCCAGTACAACATTACGGCCCTTAGGACCCAGAGTGACCTTTACCGCGTTGGCCAGGATGTTGACACCCTCAACCATGCGATAACGGGCTTCGGAACCAAAACGGACTTCTTTAGCTGCCATGTGTTTATTCCTCTTTAGAATTCGTTAACTTAAAAGTACTGATAATTTTGTAGCTTAGGCTTCAACCACAGCCACGATGTCTTCTTCGCGCATCACCAGCAGGGCTTCGCCCTCAACCTTGATCTCAGTGCCGGAATATTTGCCGAACAGAACCTTGTCACCCACCTTCACGTCCAGGGGACGGACATCGCCGCTATCGGTGATTTTGCCCTTACCGACGGCAATCACTTGGCCACGGATCGGTTTTTCGGTTGCGCTGTCTGGAATGACGATGCCACCCGCGGAGGTACGTTCTTCTTCCTGACGACGAATCACGACGCGATCGTGTAAAGGACGCAATTTCATTTTCATTTCTCCTTAAATATCAATCAGATTGCTTGATTTATCTTTGCGACAAGCAAGAATTGTTAGCACTCACTACTTGCGAGTGCTAGTTATGATAGTGGCGAAACGGCCAAAGTCAAGGGGGCCGCCCCGAGAGGCGGAGGAGGAGCCCCACGAAAGTGGGGATCCGACCCTCGGTGGGGCGGCGATCCGCCCGTTCCTCTTAAAACACCGAAGATGCCTAAATTCTTGGATTTTTTGCTCCTCCCCGCGTCTTTGCGCCTTTGCGTTGGGTTTTTAAATCTTCAGCGCGGCGGCTGGTCCTCGCGCCGGTATTCACCCTCCAACACGCGCTCGCCGGATGCTTGCGGGCGAACGCCTGGGCCACGTGGCGGCTGGCCGGTGGCGGATTTAATAAGACGCCGGATCACGGCCCGGCGCACGGGCGGAATCATCAGCACCAAGGCAACGGCATCGCTGAGCAATCCCGGCACCAGAAACAAGACTCCGGCCACGACCATGACCAATCCCTCCAACATCCCCATCGCCGGCGTTTCGCCGCGCGCCAGGGCGGCACGTACCCGTTCGGCGGTGGCCATGCCCTGACTCTGGATCAGGCTGACGCCAAACAGACCGACGACGATCACCCATAAAACGACCGGCCAGGCGCCAAAGATGCCGCCCGCTTTAATAAGGAGATACAGCTCCAGCAGCGGGAAGACCAGCAACAATAAAAAGGGAACGCGTGAGACAAACATGGGTATATGGAATTCGCTAAAAGCGGGAAGTATATCACCCACATCCTTCTGTTTTGCGCTCCGGCCCGGCTTGGGGTATCTTGCCGCCCATGAATCCCGAATACTGCACCGTGCTTTGCACCTGCCCGGATGAGGCCTGCGCCCACCGGGTCGCCGATCACCTGGTGAGCAACCAGCTGGCGGCCTGCGTCAACATCGTGCCCGGCCTGACCTCGGTTTACGTCTGGAAGGGGCAGACCGAGCACAGCGCCGAACTGCTGCTGATCATCAAGACCCGTAGTGAATTATTTACCCGGCTGGAGACGGCGATCCGCGAGCTGCATCCGTATGAACTTCCGGAAATCATTGCAGTCCCAATTACTCTGGGATCAGCAGCCTATCTAGATTGGATCGCGCAATCGACCCAAGCCCGCACCTCGGCCTGATACTAACTATAACCAATAAATAATGAGCAGCCACGGCCATAAAATTTTTCTGCGGTTATTAATGACAGCCCTGCTGCTGCCCGTGCTGTGGTTAACCCACGTCGCGCATGCCGAGGGCATCTTTGACAAACTCGGCAATGTTGGCCGCCAGCTTGGCATCGGCGCTAATGACGGCAATCCTTTTCTGCCCCCGGAAAAGGCGTTTATCTTTACGGCCGAGGTTAAAGATGATCACACCGTCACGGCACGCTGGGATATTGCCGATGGCTATTATCTCTATCGCAACAAATTCAATTTTGAAATTTTAAATCCCGCCACGATTCAAGCAGGCACGCCTAGTTTTCCTCAGGGCAAGCAGAAGAAGGATGACACCTTCGGGCTGATGGAAGTCTACTTCCATGAAGTGAACGTCGAGCTGCCGCTACAGCGCAATTCAAATAGTGCAGCTACCAATCTGACTTTAAAGGCCGTTTATCAGGGCTGTGCTGAAGCCGGTTTCTGTTATCCACCACAGACCCAAGAAATCACGTTGAGCTTGCCTGAAGTCGCGGCGGCTGCAACCACGCAAACACCTGCCAGCAACACTTCAAATTTTGTTTCGGAACAGGATCGTTATGCACGATCACTGGCGGAAAAGAGTTTAGCGCTGAATATGCTGATGTTCTTTGGCCTGGGATTGCTGCTGTGCTTTACACCCTGCGTCTTCCCGATGATCCCGATTTTATCGAGCATTATCGCGGGCCAGGGCAGCGGCATCACGACCCGCCGTGCATTCTTGTTGTCGCTGACCTATGTGTTGGCGATGGCGGCAACGTATACCGCTGCCGGCGTGGCTGCTGGCACGCTCGGCGCCAATTTACAGGCCGTCTTTCAGAATCCGTGGATACTGGGCAGCTTCGCGATGCTGTTTGTTGTGCTGTCGCTATCGATGTTCGGCTTTTATGAATTGCAAATTCCATCATCATGGCAAGGCAAACTCACATCAATGAGCAATCGCCAGCAAGGCGGTTCGTATTTCGGCGTTGGCATTATGGGCGTGTTGTCGGCATTGATTGTCGGGCCGTGTGTTGCCGCGCCATTGGCAGGCGCACTGATTTATATCGGCCAGAGCGGCGATGCCCTGCTCGGCGGTGCGGCCTTGTTTGCGCTGAGCCTGGGCATGGGCGCGCCGCTGCTGGTCTTTGGCACCTCCGCCGGAAAATTACTGCCCAAGGCCGGCGCCTGGATGAATGCCATCAAGGCGGTATTCGGCGTGATGTTGCTGAGCGTGGCGATCTGGATGATTGAACGCATCATACCTGCCGCCGTAGCGCTATTGTTGTGGGGAGCGCTGTTCATTGTTTGCGCCGTGTATCTGGGTGCACTGGAACGGCTGCAACCTGAGGCGAGCGGCTGGCACAAACTGTGGAAAGGCGTGGGCCTGATCTTTTTCGTCTATGGTGGGGTATTGTTGGTGGGTGCCACCAGCGGTGGCAAGGATATCTTCCAGCCCTTGCAGGGATTAAGCATGGGTACGGCGCAATCCAGCCCTGCCAAAAACCATTTGCAGTTTCAACGCATCAAGGGACTGACTGGGCTGGAGCAGGCCTTACAACAAGCGCGCGTTGCTGGAAAACCAGTAATGCTGGATTTTTATGCCGACTGGTGCATCTCGTGCAAGGAAATGGAAAAATCCACTTTTTCCAATACCGCAGTTCAAGCGATACTGGCGGATACTGTTCTGCTGCAAGCGGATGTGACGCTGAACGATGCCGAAGATCAGGCCCTGCTGAAAAGGTTTGGCCTGTTCGGGCCGCCGTCGATTCTCTTTTTCGACACGCAAGGTAATGAACTGCGACCATACCGGCTGGTCGGTTTTCTGGAACCGGCAAAGTTTGAGCAGCAAATTCGTGGTGCGTTTAAAAAATAATTTTTCACCACAGAGACACAAAGGGCACAGGGGTTTTGGTTGGGGATGAAGCAGGACATACCCCTGCTTCCGAAGGATTTACAATTCTGTACACTCTGCGCCTCTGTGGTAAGAAAATAAAATTAGGATGTTAAACACATGAAACGACAAGTTGTGATCGCTGGCGCCATCGCCATCTTTGCTATTGGCGCCGTGGTCGGCACATATGCCATCAAGTCGATGAAGCCCGCCCCCGAATCGGTCCAAACGTCCAAGGCCAAGCTGATCGGCTCCGCCCTGCCGCCTTATTCGTTGTTGGCGCTGGATGGCGTGCGGGAACACAGCGCCCAATGGGAAGGCAAGGTCCAGCTCATTAATTTCTGGGCCACCTGGTGCCCGCCCTGTAAAAAAGAGATCCCTGCTTTGATCGACCTGCAAAAACGCTATGGCGCGCAAGGCCTGCAAATCGTCGGCATTGCTCTCGATAACCGGGACGCGGTGAAGACCTATAGCAATGAGAATGGCATCAACTATCCAGTGCTGGTCGGCGATAATGATGCCGTCGAAGTAGCCCAACAGCTGGGCAATGATGTCGGGGTACTCCCCTACACGGTCATCGTCGACCGCGATAACCGTATCCAGGCGGTTTATTACGGTGAAATCGATCCTGTGGCCACTGAGAAGGTCATTACCTCCCTGCTTCGTCCCTGAGTTTTAAAACCCAACGCGGACGAGTGCATGGATGCACGAGGTAGGGCATGCATGGAGCTGTTGCCGAGACGCAAAGGCGCGGAGGTTTTCAATGAGTTATTATTGGGAGCGATTTCCTTGCGAGGTATCACGAGAAAACTTTCTATCCTCCGGCTTTTCTTTGCGCCTCCGCGCCTTTGCGTTAGATTTTCTTGCTTCTGATTTTCAGAGGCGATTGTCGCCGAAATCTGGACAAATCGGCGGCGATCGTGACAAAATGCAGCCATTGCGGGGCACCCCACCCAGCGACGAATTCCCCTCTCGGCAGCAAAGGGGGGTAGGTTTCCTTAAGCAACTCGGGATAATTCATGGCCAACTTGCTCGTACTACACGGCCCCAACCTCAATCTGCTCGGCACTCGCGAACCCCATCTCTATGGGGCAACGCGCCTTGAGGATATCAACCGCCAGCTGGAGACCACCGCCAAACAACAAGGCCACGCCCTGACCTGCTTCCAGAGCAATGCCGAACATGCCTTGATTGACCGGGTACAGGCAGCCGCCAAAGAAGGCGTGGAGTTCATCATCATCAATCCGGGCGGACTGACCCACACCAGTGTCGCGCTGCGCGACGCTTTCAGCGCGGTCAAGATCCCCTTTATTGAAGTGCATTTATCGAATATTCATGCCCGGGAGGAGTTTCGTCATCATTCCTATTTCTCGAGCATTGCCGTGGGCGTGATCTGCGGCTTGGGCGCGGAAGGTTACCTCCTGGCGTTACAGGCGGCAATGACACGCCTCTCTCAACCCTAATTAACCATCACAAGGTAATAACATGGACATACGCAAAGTCAAAAAACTCATCGAACTGCTGGAAGAATCCGGCATTGCGGAGATCGAGATCCGCGAAGGCGAAGAGAGCGTCCGCATCAGCCGCCAGAATCCAAATGCGCCGATGATGCCAATGACCTACATGATGCCCCCTGCCGGACAGGCCGCAGCAGCAGCGCCTGCTGCCGCACCCGCCGTTAGCGCCGAACCCGCCAAATCTGCCGCACCTACCGGTCACACCGTGAAGTCGCCGATGGTTGGCACGTTCTATCGCTCAGCGTCACCGGGTGCCAAGCCCTTCGTCGATGTCGGCCAATCCGTAAGCGCTGGCGAGACACTGTGCATCATTGAGGCGATGAAAATGCTCAATCAAATCGAATCCGACAAGGCGGGCAAAGTCACCGCGATTCTGGTCGAGAACGGTCAGCCGGTGGAATACGGCCAACCCCTGTTTGTCATCGAATAAGCCGGCGCTTGTGGCCGCAAAACCCAACTACGCCGACCATCCCAATAAGTGACAAGACACTATGTTCGATAAAGTTGTAATTGCAAACCGGGGCGAGATCGCCCTGCGCATACTCCGCGCCTGTAAAGAAATGGGCATCAAAACCGTCGCCGTGCACTCCATGGCCGATCGCGACCTGAAGCACGTGCGCCTGGCGGATGAATCTGTCTGCATCGGTCCTTCCGAATCGATCAACAGCTATCTCAGCATTCCGGCATTGCTCAGCGCCGCCGAAGTCACCGACGCGGTGGCGATTCATCCGGGTTACGGTTTTCTCTCCGAGAATGCGGATTTCGCCGAACGCGTGGAAGAAAGTGGCTTTGTCTTCATAGGCCCACGCCCGGAAACCATTCGCCTGATGGGCGACAAGATATCGGCGATCACTGCCATGAAAGAAGCAGGCGTGCCTTGCGTTCCCGGTTCTGGCGGCCCGCTGACCGATGACAATGACGCCAACCTGGCGCATGGCCACGCGATTGGTTACCCCGTCATCATCAAGGCGGCGGGCGGTGGCGGCGGGCGCGGTATGCGCGTGGTGCATAGCGAAGCGGCGCTGCTTAACGCTATCGCACTTACCCGTATCGAGGCCCGCAACGCTTTTAACAATGACACGGTATACATGGAGAAATTCCTGGAAAATCCGCGTCACATCGAGATCCAGGTGCTGGCAGATCAGCATGGCAACGCAATTCATTTATGCGAGCGCGATTGCTCGACGCAACGCCGCCACCAGAAGGTCATTGAAGAAGCGCCTGCGCCGGGCATCAGCGAAGAGCTGCGGCAAAAAATTGGCAAAGTCTGCGCCGATGCCTGCCGCAACATCGGTTATCGCGGTGCCGGCACATTTGAGTTCCTGTTCGAAAACGGCGAATTCTATTTCATCGAGATGAACACCCGCCTTCAGGTCGAACATCCGGTGACGGAAATGATCACTGGCGTGGACTTGGTGAAGGAGCAGCTGCGCATTGCGGCGGGCGAACCACTCGCCTACACCCAAAAAGACATCAAGGCGCGCGGCCATGCCATCGAGTGCCGCATCAACGCCGAAGATCCGGAAAATTTCATGCCTTGCCCCGGCACCATTACACTATTCCATGCACCGGGCGGCCCAGGTGTGCGCGTTGATTCACACATCTACAGTGGTTACAAAGTGCCGCCGTATTATGATTCCATGATTGGCAAACTGATTGTCCATGGCGATACGCGTGACATTGCCATCGCCAGAATGCGCACGGCGCTCGATGAATTGGTCGTTGACGGCATCAAGACCAATATTCCATTGCATCGTCGGATGATGAATGACGCCGCATTTCAACAGGGCGGCATCAGCATTCATTATCTGGAAAAGAAACTTGGTATTAAAAAATAAAGCCAGAGAAAAGGGCAAAGATAAAAGGGGAAAGGGAATGAGTGCGCCAAAGGCGCACGTTATGATTACCGGTCTTCAGCCGGCTCAGTCACTTTTATCTTTGCCCTTTCCCCCTTTCCCTGAATTAATATGACCTGGCTGCAACTCATCCTCGATACCACCCCCGAATACGCCGATCGCGTCAGTGATGTACTAATGGATCTGGGCGCGGCCGCCGTTACCTTTGAAGATGCGGCGGATCAACCTTTATTCGAACCTGATCCGGGTGAAACCAAACTCTGGAATCAAACGCGTGCCATTGGGCTGTTCGCTGCCGATTGCGACATGGACGCCATTCAGCGACAACTAAACAACAAACTCACCAACATCAGCCATCTTCATGTCGATCCACTCGAAGACAAAGACTGGAGCCGGGCGTGGATGGATCATTTCAAACCAATCCGTTTCGGTGAACGGTTATGGATCTGCCCCAGCTGGCACACACCACCAGCGCCGGAAGCCACTAAC encodes:
- a CDS encoding FxsA family protein; this encodes MFVSRVPFLLLLVFPLLELYLLIKAGGIFGAWPVVLWVIVVGLFGVSLIQSQGMATAERVRAALARGETPAMGMLEGLVMVVAGVLFLVPGLLSDAVALVLMIPPVRRAVIRRLIKSATGQPPRGPGVRPQASGERVLEGEYRREDQPPR
- a CDS encoding acetyl-CoA carboxylase biotin carboxyl carrier protein, with translation MDIRKVKKLIELLEESGIAEIEIREGEESVRISRQNPNAPMMPMTYMMPPAGQAAAAAPAAAPAVSAEPAKSAAPTGHTVKSPMVGTFYRSASPGAKPFVDVGQSVSAGETLCIIEAMKMLNQIESDKAGKVTAILVENGQPVEYGQPLFVIE
- a CDS encoding TlpA family protein disulfide reductase — protein: MKRQVVIAGAIAIFAIGAVVGTYAIKSMKPAPESVQTSKAKLIGSALPPYSLLALDGVREHSAQWEGKVQLINFWATWCPPCKKEIPALIDLQKRYGAQGLQIVGIALDNRDAVKTYSNENGINYPVLVGDNDAVEVAQQLGNDVGVLPYTVIVDRDNRIQAVYYGEIDPVATEKVITSLLRP
- a CDS encoding transposase; the encoded protein is MSYYRRSRVPGTIYFFTVNTYRRQRILTHPEVINALRKALRSVRAQHPFRIDALVILPDHLHALWTLPPGDADYATRWSLIKRQVSQASRHLITHEQNDSQKKRREIGFWQRRYWEHQIRNDTDFTRHVDYAHYNPVKHGLVAQVRDWPHSTFHRYVRLEMCPLDWGGGDVITAGDGFGE
- the aroQ gene encoding type II 3-dehydroquinate dehydratase, whose protein sequence is MANLLVLHGPNLNLLGTREPHLYGATRLEDINRQLETTAKQQGHALTCFQSNAEHALIDRVQAAAKEGVEFIIINPGGLTHTSVALRDAFSAVKIPFIEVHLSNIHAREEFRHHSYFSSIAVGVICGLGAEGYLLALQAAMTRLSQP
- the groL gene encoding chaperonin GroEL (60 kDa chaperone family; promotes refolding of misfolded polypeptides especially under stressful conditions; forms two stacked rings of heptamers to form a barrel-shaped 14mer; ends can be capped by GroES; misfolded proteins enter the barrel where they are refolded when GroES binds), with protein sequence MAAKEVRFGSEARYRMVEGVNILANAVKVTLGPKGRNVVLDKSYGAPTITKDGVSVAKEIELEDKFQNMGAQMVKEVASHTSDMAGDGTTTATVLAQSILLEGLKAVAAGMNPMDLKRGLDKAVIAAVEELKKLSKPCSDNKSIAQVGTISANSDEAIGKIIADAMAKVGKEGVITVEEGSGLDNELDVVEGMQFDRGYLSPYFVNNQQNMSAELENPLILVYEKKVSNIREMLPVLEAVAKSGKPLLIIAEDVEGEALATLVVNTIRGIVKVVAVKAPGFGDRRKAMLQDIAVLTGGQVISEEVGLSLEKATLNDLGTAKKIVVTKENTTIIDGAGAPADIEARVKQVRAQIEETSSDYDREKLQERVAKLAGGVAVIKVGATTEIEMKEKKARVEDALHATRAAVEEGVVPGGGVALIRALQGIKSLKGDNHDQDVGINIARRAMEEPLRQIVANAGDEPSVVVNKVTEGKGAYGFNAATGEYGDMLEMGILDPTKVTRSALQNAASVAGLMITTEAMVAELPPKSDKGAGMPDMGGMGGMGGMGGMM
- a CDS encoding protein-disulfide reductase DsbD, with product MSSHGHKIFLRLLMTALLLPVLWLTHVAHAEGIFDKLGNVGRQLGIGANDGNPFLPPEKAFIFTAEVKDDHTVTARWDIADGYYLYRNKFNFEILNPATIQAGTPSFPQGKQKKDDTFGLMEVYFHEVNVELPLQRNSNSAATNLTLKAVYQGCAEAGFCYPPQTQEITLSLPEVAAAATTQTPASNTSNFVSEQDRYARSLAEKSLALNMLMFFGLGLLLCFTPCVFPMIPILSSIIAGQGSGITTRRAFLLSLTYVLAMAATYTAAGVAAGTLGANLQAVFQNPWILGSFAMLFVVLSLSMFGFYELQIPSSWQGKLTSMSNRQQGGSYFGVGIMGVLSALIVGPCVAAPLAGALIYIGQSGDALLGGAALFALSLGMGAPLLVFGTSAGKLLPKAGAWMNAIKAVFGVMLLSVAIWMIERIIPAAVALLLWGALFIVCAVYLGALERLQPEASGWHKLWKGVGLIFFVYGGVLLVGATSGGKDIFQPLQGLSMGTAQSSPAKNHLQFQRIKGLTGLEQALQQARVAGKPVMLDFYADWCISCKEMEKSTFSNTAVQAILADTVLLQADVTLNDAEDQALLKRFGLFGPPSILFFDTQGNELRPYRLVGFLEPAKFEQQIRGAFKK
- a CDS encoding nucleotidyltransferase domain-containing protein, producing MTLQNLRARRQKIIEIAKRYHAANIRVFGSVSRGEATETSDIDFLVSFLPGASLLDQAR
- the groES gene encoding co-chaperone GroES, which encodes MKLRPLHDRVVIRRQEEERTSAGGIVIPDSATEKPIRGQVIAVGKGKITDSGDVRPLDVKVGDKVLFGKYSGTEIKVEGEALLVMREEDIVAVVEA
- a CDS encoding divalent-cation tolerance protein CutA, translating into MNPEYCTVLCTCPDEACAHRVADHLVSNQLAACVNIVPGLTSVYVWKGQTEHSAELLLIIKTRSELFTRLETAIRELHPYELPEIIAVPITLGSAAYLDWIAQSTQARTSA
- the accC gene encoding acetyl-CoA carboxylase biotin carboxylase subunit, whose amino-acid sequence is MFDKVVIANRGEIALRILRACKEMGIKTVAVHSMADRDLKHVRLADESVCIGPSESINSYLSIPALLSAAEVTDAVAIHPGYGFLSENADFAERVEESGFVFIGPRPETIRLMGDKISAITAMKEAGVPCVPGSGGPLTDDNDANLAHGHAIGYPVIIKAAGGGGGRGMRVVHSEAALLNAIALTRIEARNAFNNDTVYMEKFLENPRHIEIQVLADQHGNAIHLCERDCSTQRRHQKVIEEAPAPGISEELRQKIGKVCADACRNIGYRGAGTFEFLFENGEFYFIEMNTRLQVEHPVTEMITGVDLVKEQLRIAAGEPLAYTQKDIKARGHAIECRINAEDPENFMPCPGTITLFHAPGGPGVRVDSHIYSGYKVPPYYDSMIGKLIVHGDTRDIAIARMRTALDELVVDGIKTNIPLHRRMMNDAAFQQGGISIHYLEKKLGIKK